The proteins below come from a single Stomoxys calcitrans chromosome 1, idStoCalc2.1, whole genome shotgun sequence genomic window:
- the LOC106093414 gene encoding ADP-ribosylation factor GTPase-activating protein 2 isoform X1 yields the protein MANTTSAGPTKQEMEAVFSRLRSQPANKACFDCGAKAPTWATVTYGVFICIDCSAVHRSLGVHLTFVRSTNLDTNWTWLQLRQMQVGGNANANAFFRQHNCNTTDAQQKYNSRAAQLYRDKLTQLAQQAMKVHGTKLFLDGPTEKSENNDNNKEVDFFDQCHNDNNKDAFFDNNNVQSNTEKPSTPAPTVDKQLTGAPSVDLLNSVVNTPSSVTSSIGVRKIQPKKGGMGARKMGGGLGATKVKTNFAEIEQRANMANQLKESPIVPDKPLTAEEEIESVASMRLAYQDLSLKKNQEEARLKSIDPAKAKQMERLGMGFNLKGADISHSVLSDMETIQQAPAPKSTTSSSNMTSSSTKLSAFDNDSFFNDYSTSMYSGSGNGGFSSSSTTNSKVDKQELEMMGFETIEPIGSTHSNITSMFSGHESDMKPKAKSTTPSASSSNYESSYSRKTQASKNNANSSNYDETSAQKKFGSAKGFGSDQFFSDSQSRDDNSSNLSRFQGSTSISSADYFGDGSSRDNRGSRGYNTGVVNFQAPDMDDVKESVRQGVHKVAGRLSSLANDVMSSLQDKYGY from the exons GCCTGTTTTGATTGTGGCGCCAAAGCTCCCACATGGGCTACAGTAACCTATGGCGTTTTCATATGTATCGATTGTTCGGCGGTACATCGCAGCCTGGGTGTTCATTTGACTTTTGTGCGTTCAACTAATTTGGATACAAATTGGACTTGGTTGCAATTGCGTCAAATGCAAGTGGGTGGCAATGCTAATGCAAATGCTTTCTTTCGTCAACATAATTGCAATACCACAGATGCTCAGCAAAAGTATAATTCGCGTGCTGCTCAATTATATCGCGATAAATTGACCCAATTAGCCCAGCAGGCAATGAAAGTGCATGGGACGAAG CTATTTTTGGATGGTCCAACAGAAAAAAGCGAAAATAATGATAACAACAAAGAAGTGGACTTCTTTGATCAATGCCATAATGATAATAATAAGGATGCATTTTTCGATAATAACAATGTTCAAAGCAATACTGAAAAG CCTTCAACACCGGCTCCCACCGTCGATAAACAACTTACTGGTGCTCCCAGCGTAGATCTATTAAATTCCGTTGTTAACACACCAAGCTCGGTGACATCCTCTATAGGCGTACGCAAAATACAACCGAAAAAGGGAGGG ATGGGTGCACGTAAAATGGGTGGTGGTCTAGGTGCCACCAAAGTTAAgaccaattttgccgaaattgaaCAACGCGCCAATATGGCCAATCAGCTCAAAGAGTCTCCCATTGTGCCTGATAAACCCTTAACGGCCGAAGAAGAAATTGAATCGGTGGCCAGCATGCGCCTGGCCTACCAggatttgtctttaaaaaagaaCCAAGAAGAGGCAAGATTGAAATCAATAGATCCAGCCAAGGCCAAACAAATGGAACGTTTGGGCATGGGTTTCAATTTGAAAGG TGCTGATATTTCCCATTCCGTCTTAAGCGACATGGAGACAATTCAACAAGCTCCCGCACCAAAATCCACCACATCGTCCTCGAACATGACATCGTCGTCGACCAAGCTATCTGCATTCGATAATGATAGTTTCTTCAATGATTACTCCACTAGCATGTATAGCGGCAGTGGCAATGGAGGCTTTTCATCATCCTCTACAACAAATAGTAAGGTGGATAAACAAGAACTGGAAATGATGGGTTTCGAAACTATCGAACCCATTGGCTCAACACATTCGAATATAACCTCAATGTTTAGTGGACATGAGAGCGATATGAAACCAAAAGCCAAGTCCACGACGCCATCGGCATCATCGAGCAATTATGAGAGCAGCTATTCGCGTAAAACGCAAGCCAGCAAAAACAATGCCAATAGCAGCAATTATGATGAGACATCAGCCCAAAAGAAATTTGGCAGTGCCAAAGGTTTTGGCTCTGACCAATTCTTCTCAGATAGTCAGTCAAGAGATGATAATTCATCGAATTTATCAAGATTCCAGGGTTCAACTTCGATTTCCTCGGCTGATTACTTTGGTGACGGTTCAAGTAGGGATAATcgaggctcaagag GTTACAATACCGGTGTGGTTAATTTCCAAGCCCCCGATATGGATGATGTCAAGGAAAGTGTGCGCCAGGGTGTTCATAAAGTCGCCGGTCGTCTTAGCTCTTTGGCCAATGATGTTATGTCTTCTCTGCAGGATAAATATGGTTACTGa
- the LOC106093414 gene encoding ADP-ribosylation factor GTPase-activating protein 2 isoform X2 has protein sequence MANTTSAGPTKQEMEAVFSRLRSQPANKACFDCGAKAPTWATVTYGVFICIDCSAVHRSLGVHLTFVRSTNLDTNWTWLQLRQMQVGGNANANAFFRQHNCNTTDAQQKYNSRAAQLYRDKLTQLAQQAMKVHGTKPSTPAPTVDKQLTGAPSVDLLNSVVNTPSSVTSSIGVRKIQPKKGGMGARKMGGGLGATKVKTNFAEIEQRANMANQLKESPIVPDKPLTAEEEIESVASMRLAYQDLSLKKNQEEARLKSIDPAKAKQMERLGMGFNLKGADISHSVLSDMETIQQAPAPKSTTSSSNMTSSSTKLSAFDNDSFFNDYSTSMYSGSGNGGFSSSSTTNSKVDKQELEMMGFETIEPIGSTHSNITSMFSGHESDMKPKAKSTTPSASSSNYESSYSRKTQASKNNANSSNYDETSAQKKFGSAKGFGSDQFFSDSQSRDDNSSNLSRFQGSTSISSADYFGDGSSRDNRGSRGYNTGVVNFQAPDMDDVKESVRQGVHKVAGRLSSLANDVMSSLQDKYGY, from the exons GCCTGTTTTGATTGTGGCGCCAAAGCTCCCACATGGGCTACAGTAACCTATGGCGTTTTCATATGTATCGATTGTTCGGCGGTACATCGCAGCCTGGGTGTTCATTTGACTTTTGTGCGTTCAACTAATTTGGATACAAATTGGACTTGGTTGCAATTGCGTCAAATGCAAGTGGGTGGCAATGCTAATGCAAATGCTTTCTTTCGTCAACATAATTGCAATACCACAGATGCTCAGCAAAAGTATAATTCGCGTGCTGCTCAATTATATCGCGATAAATTGACCCAATTAGCCCAGCAGGCAATGAAAGTGCATGGGACGAAG CCTTCAACACCGGCTCCCACCGTCGATAAACAACTTACTGGTGCTCCCAGCGTAGATCTATTAAATTCCGTTGTTAACACACCAAGCTCGGTGACATCCTCTATAGGCGTACGCAAAATACAACCGAAAAAGGGAGGG ATGGGTGCACGTAAAATGGGTGGTGGTCTAGGTGCCACCAAAGTTAAgaccaattttgccgaaattgaaCAACGCGCCAATATGGCCAATCAGCTCAAAGAGTCTCCCATTGTGCCTGATAAACCCTTAACGGCCGAAGAAGAAATTGAATCGGTGGCCAGCATGCGCCTGGCCTACCAggatttgtctttaaaaaagaaCCAAGAAGAGGCAAGATTGAAATCAATAGATCCAGCCAAGGCCAAACAAATGGAACGTTTGGGCATGGGTTTCAATTTGAAAGG TGCTGATATTTCCCATTCCGTCTTAAGCGACATGGAGACAATTCAACAAGCTCCCGCACCAAAATCCACCACATCGTCCTCGAACATGACATCGTCGTCGACCAAGCTATCTGCATTCGATAATGATAGTTTCTTCAATGATTACTCCACTAGCATGTATAGCGGCAGTGGCAATGGAGGCTTTTCATCATCCTCTACAACAAATAGTAAGGTGGATAAACAAGAACTGGAAATGATGGGTTTCGAAACTATCGAACCCATTGGCTCAACACATTCGAATATAACCTCAATGTTTAGTGGACATGAGAGCGATATGAAACCAAAAGCCAAGTCCACGACGCCATCGGCATCATCGAGCAATTATGAGAGCAGCTATTCGCGTAAAACGCAAGCCAGCAAAAACAATGCCAATAGCAGCAATTATGATGAGACATCAGCCCAAAAGAAATTTGGCAGTGCCAAAGGTTTTGGCTCTGACCAATTCTTCTCAGATAGTCAGTCAAGAGATGATAATTCATCGAATTTATCAAGATTCCAGGGTTCAACTTCGATTTCCTCGGCTGATTACTTTGGTGACGGTTCAAGTAGGGATAATcgaggctcaagag GTTACAATACCGGTGTGGTTAATTTCCAAGCCCCCGATATGGATGATGTCAAGGAAAGTGTGCGCCAGGGTGTTCATAAAGTCGCCGGTCGTCTTAGCTCTTTGGCCAATGATGTTATGTCTTCTCTGCAGGATAAATATGGTTACTGa